A single window of Plasmodium malariae genome assembly, chromosome: 8 DNA harbors:
- the ABCI3 gene encoding ABC transporter I family member 1, putative, whose protein sequence is MKIRKLYGLVKKTYYEKRKDLFLYFFFLLIPFLLISFHLFLRNISDKYSLEIYNNFSENDKVDLNDTIRQYVLFLSNELCSKEIGDTVYVNHICVTPENEISKSFLSYAEENGLNIFQVYKNEEECLKNVKYAIQLKPGEVKKLKKKKKKRERHNEDNLKGENKSILLNKLKNNIRHDDSLNLDDLYRNVYSSEQYDNILNLQIDENTIKQVKKLRLYKLFIRDIKNLKDENKYKDFFSDEKKKLFFFNFVKSNLIETNLSCGLLDIEKVSYVKKNNNNSSNNNSSSNSNKLSFSYVYGRRGKKPSKSVNGTWEDHDDTNTGALNSGRSTKGVNSSNSALVAVSNNCDKECERGKDIPSAYPREEVSREEVNSDEVNSDEVNSVEVNNDEVNSDEVNSDEVNSVEVNNDEVNSDEVNSAELDKADVYEEKGRGGRPNNFIYNYEKGIIKNVSYKIRVGDYALLSASEKYFFNDININLKQNFISFNTVDDLSFNVYFNEWYYSSFFIVLEYQFNLFLLQYNADMLEREKSNRWEMERGEGSIHEKDKKHRNNEGVKISLNDFFVYKMPIKSMKINAFDTLEKNIFRVVIFLCVCLFIVNICFDINKERRINMETFLYCIKINKYYYYYSWILFYFIVLFFYNIIFTYIIYYYIYKSLMNYFLLYLYIFFFIMNSLLFTVICMHFSNNSAINYIASFLLFFLFSSFRLIIHSGAGKVLIFFVLLIPHTSFCLALDFIFILIKNNIKIDYMQMFIKIENICLMHLLFYSFFSFILLICILTFIIYYKNRNLGNLCLKSMNSTSTTSSSSSRSGIRPMYRNCFMVDLNEEMDRDAPKCFSVLKGNSGNAAKVRGGRESFGIGEKKNKNNKNKISNYTHNRDDNHNNSNISNGSNITNGGNITNGGNITNGGNITNGGNITNGGNTNKIMSNKCAEMNCRTSISPNNTYLVNGSHKGRRKKRMNTSDCYLFIQNINKFYGKKHILKDVSLTLRSNRIFVLLGENGSGKSTLINIITQMITKNSGEISFLKNTAKSKTRKDCSIQIRKSNSNISTKDSGNGYSNINPNINHNRSYSNMDNLFLFSTFIRGSRVIPYFKNKFNKDKKKNDLEISYCSQNVILYENLTFYETIKIFLLYYNKNMDKYLKKKRTLKIMNDLNLSSYLNVPIKNLIDEVKKKISIFICFLVKRDIYILDEPFISLDIKTKTKLFKFFDKIKKNNIIFICTHDIYEANNFANDIAVIKNGEIIFNGSKRQFQKLIDYKFILNINFTSTESGKELATCLSKEKIMQSLTGVSNGSSEGTSYHGCSNDHAHLRNGSDEEQNSKKYDIANTSSIPTDGKNLFDFLVGNLREKDVNPDVVKKNIINFIRSVRKEHKNCFIFFNKNYIYCTYKINELDTLKNVLSVLNRFKSMVTYQLKTVDIYYTYIYIYTYNEKKKLLKNVHDKDIRQLIKMDPLFYLFFNNFKYFNELNSSLFTSGKNEGRTIFQDASYLNDILVSSKKGSNQNGKGGNRGAENRADTRAYHELIADDYKADERTETGEKKRIVGSTQGHPPWKLFQKKEDGNFVKQMITFFSTYISPTLFMKLKKDLSNTSFYWYKFLVPLLMLSFGLFIIKCGSLLGRVQNITLDYSTITSNFLQQSTVNYYIIYTSHINSNKDTESDTESDDIVSMNSGKSNEDRDTHMKWTPKWRFKKGDINRGVDIDENIGMNRIQNSKVNGAENFLTLANIQSGGYYKKGAENSFNHYNNTISTLLEKYCLKEKINYIDEVIKEDNLYDDVINYLERKAQLHNDISLGSYIFFINEKQAKKEDRLNMHYNTEVEINVSLFYNYTSIHSNAYYTNSVFNILSDFQNSFHGNRISKEKRILDYYFGSNSGADDKSSNFFTHKKDNLGEGSNYYYVKSNDYPIDEEANMVCDRVRGSNFYNDDCGLNSSDDLNAHSMKSRVDDVVKPFVEGKKRIEVINEPLTIRFHEYFIRDFYINMYVFLSIVIFFCVFFEKLKNEMEYMKIFENFDVHKYVHYFQILFLGYIYYIVYIIFLFLVLYMFEYKVFLNSSFFFFLMLYGFNIYLSICLFSSLYLHSYILFLFVNFIFCGIITIVIYVLLILSYAYNNEVLINLSHIFVCIFRILDSFTLSHLMNIKSLCLNMKRHLKQVDDGFFQRVKGNNFSIAGHLLASYAANGHTNGVISNIMNNDFTNNGVYDDANVQEGMKNICTDTYSFFNTTGDFLFLFLNCIIYLLIILFSLLHFKREKEHQRIRQRRSITNNYKDTRGKKYTFFIKHFYLSNKEYKEEDEEKESSKFFFQFWTNIKQFFSFTGGNSDDTAYKKLNSADMGPGGGVRYVLNEGKKNEKRVEAKIEKEAKVDEEAKVDEEAKVDEEAKVDEEEEEEEAKVVEEEIKGKHLSNDNDATESISNDRRDNNCFRINEKYILKNLNVKMEPYKIYTFSSIFNNDLNILYFFKFFFSKNSDHVILGEENNDSSSTTKSIIRSRISSSNEKTTSTTNRSTTPISIRSNSEITSCHYTNEKKKNGVKNHTGFYAEKVRKLNENNYKIVLVPSMSIYEHFKVILIFKKIKLSNIEVLYIINMLMLIVNLKCDIHINCDQLSGGMKKKVELMINLLRKDEIIFLYKLNDNIDFCSQIYINIILKNILMLNQFQHRTKGDVLNKWDNYDTSESHSRHVVVRSAEQGCRVRSEDKKDMLICRTSGVSGVSGVSGSRSSSSSSSGRCEGRIDDQSRNDNPWECLISSNLRSVNENIIDSFIKENILKIKFAFKNFVVYTHIYTDILYYDYLYLFNKNRITYKNYSNNIIRSFKNYYLFEVKLKGIHENKINEYIQMFFCANSHAFTKLQKVVRMYNKNDNKYKQIHNMSLSYDDKQSNCVISFLEKNAKRNFLNLHNLYYIFKTMKKRKNDKKKKNNLITLSKFHKVLLNLIIDKLSYVHSYLNRNKNISLFHLFKFVICEVAHKNVQNFLMKYKAIKKVHSEMISSNHYSFILKIQDNKHFFKLLEIDKRLKFSDKEIEVQQVDINNVNANDIFLLIFKKLL, encoded by the exons ATGAAGATCCGTAAGCTATACGGTTTAGTAAAGAAGACgtattatgaaaaaagaaaagatctgtttctttattttttctttttactaataccttttttgttaatatcaTTTCATTTGTTTCTGAGGAATATAAGTGATAAAT ACTCGTTagagatatataataatttttcagaaAATGATAAGGTAGATTTGAATGATACCATAAGGCAATATGTCTTGTTCCTGAGCAATGAATTGTGCTCAAA GGAGATAGGAGACACGGTGTACGTAAATCATATATGTGTTACTCCCGAGAATGAAATATCGAAgtcttttttatcatatgcTGAGGAAAATGGtttgaatatatttcaagtttacaaaaatgaagagGAGTGCttgaaaaatgtaaagtaTGCTATTCAACTTAAACCAGGAgaagtgaaaaaattaaaaaaaaaaaaaaaaaaaagggaaagacATAACGAGGATAATTTGAAAGGAGAAAATAAGTCCATATTGTTGaacaaattgaaaaataatataagacATGATGACTCGTTAAATTTAGATGATTTATACAGAAATGTTTATTCAAGTGAACAGTATGACAACATATTAAACTTACAAATAGATGAAAATACTATTAaacaagttaaaaaattaagattatataaattatttattagggatataaaaaatttaaaagatgaaaataagtataaagatttttttagtgatgaaaaaaaaaaattattttttttcaattttgtgAAAAGCAATTTAATTGAAACGAATTTATCATGTGGATTACTCGATATTGAAAAGGTCAGCTATGTGAAGAAGAACAACAACAatagtagtaacaataatagtagcagtaacagtaacaaaTTGAGTTTCTCGTACGTGTATGGTCGTAGGGGAAAGAAACCCTCCAAAAGTGTTAACGGTACATGGGAGGACCATGATGATACGAATACTGGCGCTCTTAATAGTGGGAGGAGTACGAAAGGTGTAAACAGTTCTAACAGTGCTCTCGTCGCTGTTTCCAACAACTGCGACAAGGAATGCGAAAGGGGGAAAGATATACCCTCCGCGTACCCCAGAGAAGAAGTCAGCAGAGAAGAAGTAAACAGCGATGAAGTAAACAGCGATGAAGTAAACAGTGTTGAAGTAAACAACGATGAAGTAAACAGCGATGAAGTAAACAGCGATGAAGTAAACAGTGTTGAAGTAAACAACGATGAAGTAAACAGCGATGAAGTAAACAGTGCTGAATTGGATAAGGCGGACGTGTACGAGGAAAAGGGTAGGGGCGGAAGgccaaataattttatatacaacTACGAAAAgggaataattaaaaatgtcaGTTACAAAATAAGAGTGGGTGACTACGCTTTGTTAAGCGCaagtgaaaaatattttttcaacgatataaacataaacttaaaacaaaattttatcaGTTTTAACACTGTTGATGACTTGTCTTTTAATGTGTATTTTAACGAGTGGTATTATAGTAGCTTTTTCATAGTCCTAGAGTATCAGTTTAACTTGTTCTTGTTGCAGTATAATGCGGATATGTTAGAGAGGGAAAAGAGCAATAGATGGGAAATGGAAAGAGGAGAAGGAAGTATCcatgaaaaagataaaaaacaTAGGAATAATGAAGGGGTAAAGATTTCTTTGAAcgatttttttgtatataagaTGCCAATAAAGAGTATGAAAATAAACGCATTTGATACACttgaaaagaatattttccgagtagtaatatttttgtgtgtttgtttattcattgtaaatatatgttttgaTATAAACAAAGAGAGAAGGATAAATATGGAAACATTTCTTTattgtattaaaataaataaatattattattattattcctggattttgttttattttattgtgttgttcttttataatataatatttacatatattatttattattatatatacaaaagtttgatgaattattttttattatatttatatatatttttttttattatgaatagTCTTTTGTTTACAGtaatatgtatgcatttttcaaataatagcgcaataaattatattgcttcttttttattgttttttcttttttcatcttttcgATTGATCATACATTCAGGAGCCGGGaaagttttaatattttttgttttgttaatTCCGCACACCTCCTTTTGTTTAGCTttagattttatttttatattaattaaaaataatataaaaatagattatatgcaaatgtttatcaaaattgaaaatatatgtttaatgcACCTGCTGTTTTATTCCTTCTTCTCCTTTATCTtgttaatatgtattttaaccttcataatttattacaaaaatagaaatttaGGAAATTTATGTCTAAAAAGTATGAACAGTACTAGTACTACTAGTAGTAGCAGCAGCAGAAGTGGCATAAGGCCAATGTACAGAAATTGCTTTATGGTGGACCTCAATGAAGAAATGGATCGGGATGCTCCGAAATGCTTCTCAGTTTTGAAGGGAAATTCAGGAAACGCTGCAAAAGTTAGAGGAGGGAGAGAGAGCTTTGGAAttggagaaaaaaaaaataaaaataataaaaataaaattagtaattATACCCATAATCGTGATgataatcataataatagtaatattagtAATGGTAGTAATATTACTAATGGTGGTAATATTACTAATGGTGGTAATATTACTAATGGTGGTAATATTACTAATGGTGGTAATATTACTAATGGTggtaatacaaataaaattatgtctAATAAATGCGCCGAAATGAACTGTAGAACTAGCATATCCCCAAACAATACTTACCTAGTTAACGGATCGCACAAGGGCAGAAGGAAAAAGAGGATGAACACAAGTGACTGCTATCTGTTTATTCagaatataaacaaattttatggaaagaaacatatattaaaagatgTGTCCTTAACTTTAAGAAGTAACAGAATATTCGTTTTGTTAGGTGAGAACGGATCGGGGAAATCTACACTCATTAACATTATCACACAGATGATAACAAAGAATAGCGGTGAAATTAGTTTTCTCAAAAATACTGCTAAAAGCAAGACGAGAAAGGATTGTAGCATACAGATCCGTAAGAGTAACAGTAACATTAGCACAAAGGATAGCGGCAATGGTTACAGTAACATAAATCCAAACATTAACCATAACAGGAGTTACAGTAATATGGAcaacttatttttatttagtaCGTTCATAAGGGGTAGTCGTGTAAttccatattttaaaaataaattcaataaggataaaaagaaaaatgatttAGAAATTAGCTACTGCAGCCAGAATGTTATACTGTATGAGAATTTAACCTTCTACGAAAcgattaaaatttttctgttatattataacaagaatatggataaatatttaaaaaaaaaaaggacgttaaaaattatgaatgatttaaatttaagctcatatttaaatgtaccgataaaaaatttaatagatgaagtaaaaaaaaaaatttctatatttatttgttttcttgtaaaaagagatatatatatattagacgAACCATTCATTTCGTTAGATATAAAAACGAAAACGAAATTGttcaaattttttgataaaataaaaaaaaataatataatttttatatgtactcATGATATTTATGAAGCTAATAATTTTGCAAATGACATTGCAGTAATTAAAAATGgggaaattatttttaatggtTCAAAACGACAATTCCAAAAATTGATAGActataaattcattttaaatattaattttacttcaACAGAAAGTGGAAAAGAGTTAGCTACTTGTTTAagtaaggaaaaaattatgcaatCACTTACTGGTGTATCAAATGGAAGTAGTGAAGGTACATCATATCATGGTTGTAGTAATGACCATGCTCATCTCCGAAACGGTAGTGATGAAGAACAAAACagcaaaaaatatgatatagcTAATACTAGTAGTATCCCTACAGACGGTAAAAATCTATTCGACTTTTTAGTAGGTAATTTAAGGGAAAAGGATGTAAACCCCGATGTAGTAAAAAAGaacattataaattttattagaaGTGTCCGAaaagaacataaaaattgttttatctttttcaataaaaattatatttattgtacatataaaataaatgagttAGATACATTGAAAAATGTGTTAAGTGTTTTAAACAGATTTAAAAGTATGGTTACATATCAATTAAAAACagtagatatatattatacgtatatatatatctatacatATAATGAGAAGAAAAAACTTTTGAAAAATGTGCATGACAAAGATATCAGACAACTAATTAAGATGGACCCcctcttttatttatttttcaataatttcaaatattttaatgagtTGAATAGCTCGTTGTTTACTAGTGGCAAAAATGAGGGCAGAACAATCTTTCAAGACGCTAGctatttaaatgatatacTGGTTAGTAGTAAAAAGGGAAGCAATCAAAACGGTAAAGGAGGGAACAGAGGAGCGGAAAACAGAGCAGACACTAGAGCATATCACGAACTTATTGCTGACGATTACAAAGCAGATGAACGAACAGAAACGGGGGAAAAGAAGCGGATAGTCGGTTCGACGCAGGGACATCCTCCATGGAAACTATTTCAAAAGAAAGAAGATGGAAATTTTGTAAAGCAAATGATTACTTTCTTTTCAACATACATCAGTCCAACACTATTTATGAAATTAAAGAAGGACTTAAGTAACACAAGTTTTTACTGGTACAAATTTCTAGTACCGCTATTAATGTTATCCTTTGGTctattcataataaaatgtgGGTCCCTCCTTGGAAGAGTGCAGAACATTACATTAGACTACTCAACTATTACATCTAACTTCTTGCAACAGAGCAcagtaaattattatatcatatatacgtctcatataaattcaaataaagATACTGAGAGTGATACTGAGAGTGACGATATTGTTTCCATGAATTCTGGTAAGAGTAACGAGGATAGAGACACGCACATGAAGTGGACACCAAAATGGCGCTTTAAAAAGGGAGATATAAATAGGGGAGTGGATATTGACGAGAACATCGGCATGAACAGAATTCAAAATAGCAAGGTGAACGGTGCAGAAAATTTCCTTACATTGGCAAATATACAAAGTGGTGGTTACTACAAAAAGGGTGCAGAAAATTCGTTCAATCATTATAATAACACGATCAGTACTCTTcttgaaaaatattgtttaaaggaaaaaattaattacatcGATGAGGTTATTAAGGAggataatttatatgatgATGTCATTAACTACCTAGAAAGAAAAGCCCAATTACATAATGATATATCCTTAGGAtcctatatattttttattaatgaaaaacaaGCGAAGAAGGAGGACCGTTTGAATATGCATTACAATACAGAAGTAGAAATTAATGTGAGTTTGTTTTATAACTACACCTCAATTCATTCCAATGCTTACTACACCAATTCTGTTTTTAACATTTTGTCAGATTTTCAAAATTCCTTTCATGGCAATAGAATTTCGAAAGAAAAACGTATTCTAGATTACTATTTTGGAAGTAATAGTGGTGCTGATGATAAGTcgtctaatttttttacgcACAAAAAGGACAATCTCGGGGAGGGAAGCAATTACTATTATGTTAAATCGAACGACTACCCTATCGATGAAGAAGCGAATATGGTGTGTGATAGGGTAAGAGGAAGTAACTTTTACAACGATGATTGTGGCTTGAACAGTAGCGACGACTTAAATGCCCATTCAATGAAAAGCCGAGTAGATGATGTGGTGAAGCCCTTTGTAGAGGGAAAGAAAAGAATCGAGGTGATAAACGAACCGCTAACGATAAGGTTTCACGAGTATTTTATCCGAgacttttatataaatatgtacgtatttttatcaatagtaattttcttttgtgtattttttgaaaaattaaaaaatgaaatggaGTACATGAAAATTTTCGAAAATTTTGAtgttcataaatatgtacactATTTCCAGATATTATTTTTGggatatatatactatattgtttatatcatatttttatttttagtattatatatgtttgaatataaagtatttttgaattcatcgtttttcttttttcttatgttatatggttttaatatatatctttccatatgtttattttcttcattatatttacatagtTACATTCTCTTTTtgtttgttaattttattttctgtgGAATAATTACTATcgttatttatgttttacttattttgtcatatgcatataataatgaagTATTGATAAATCTAtctcatatatttgtatgtatatttagaATACTAGATTCATTTACTTTATCTCatttaatgaatattaaaagtCTGTGTTTGAATATGAAACGGCACCTAAAGCAAGTGGATGATGGATTTTTTCAAAGAGTAAAAGGAAACAACTTTTCAATAGCTGGACATCTCTTAGCTTCTTATGCAGCAAATGGTCATACAAACGGTGTTATAAgtaatattatgaacaatgattttacaaataatggAGTATATGATGATGCTAATGTGCAAGAaggaatgaaaaatatttgtacagACACCTACTCTTTTTTTAACACTACAGGGgattttctatttttgtttcttaactgtataatatatttactcaTAATACTTTTCAGTCTGTTACATTTCAAAAGAGAGAAAGAGCATCAAAGAATACGACAACGAAGAAGTATTACcaataattataaagatacaagaggaaaaaaatataccttTTTCATAAAACACTTTTACTTGtcaaataaagaatataaagaAGAGGATGAAGAAAAGGAGAGTagtaaattcttttttcaattttggACCAATATAAAACAGTTTTTTAGCTTCACAGGAGGAAATTCGGACGATACTgcttacaaaaaattaaattccgCTGATATGGGCCCCGGGGGAGGAGTACGGTATGTACTGaatgaaggaaaaaagaatgaaaaaagggTGGAAGCGAAAATAGAGAAAGAAGCAAAAGTAGACGAAGAAGCAAAAGTAGACGAAGAAGCAAAAGTAGACGAAGAAGCAAAAGTAGacgaagaagaagaagaagaagaagcaAAAGTAGtagaagaagaaataaaggGGAAACATTTAAGTAACGATAACGACGCCACAGAGTCCATCAGCAATGATCGAAGAGATAACAACTGCTTTcgaattaatgaaaaatatattttaaaaaatttaaacgtGAAAATGGAACCCTACAAAATTTATACCTTTTCATCTATCTTTAATAACGATTTGAAcatcctttatttttttaaatttttcttttcgaAAAATAGCGATCATGTTATTTTGGGAGAAGAGAATAACGATAGTAGTAGTACTACTAAAAGTATTATTAGGAGTCGCATTTCATCTAGTAACGAAAAAACCACATCAACGACCAATAGGAGTACCACTCCAATTTCCATCAGGAGCAATAGTGAAATTACTTCATGCCATTATACCAatgaaaagaagaagaatgGTGTGAAAAATCATACAGGGTTTTATGCAGAGAAAGTCCGAAAGCTTAATGAgaacaattataaaatagtGTTAGTACCTAGCATGtctatatatgaacattttaaggttattttaatatttaaaaaaattaaactgaGTAATATAGAAgtattgtatattattaatatgttaatGCTTATAGTTAATCTAAAATGtgatatacatattaacTGTGATCAACTAAGTGGAGgaatgaaaaagaaagttGAACTAATGATTAACTTGTTAAGAAAAgatgaaattattttcttatataaactGAATGATAATATTGATTTTTGCTcacaaatttatataaatattattttaaaaaatatacttatgcTTAACCAGTTTCAACATAGAACGAAAGGCGATGTTTTGAATAAATGGGATAATTACGATACAAGTGAATCACATTCAAGGCATGTAGTTGTGAGATCGGCAGAGCAAGGGTGCCGCGTACGCAGCGAAGATAAAAAGGACATGCTCATTTGCAGAACTAGTGGTGTTAGCGGTGTTAGCGGAGTAAGCGGTAGTcgtagtagcagtagcagtagcagtGGCAGGTGCGAGGGGAGAATCGATGATCAGAGCAGAAATGATAACCCATGGGAGTGTCTAATATCGTCGAATCTAAGAAGCgtgaatgaaaatattatcgattcatttataaaggaaaacatattgaaaataaaatttgcaTTTAAGAATTTTGTCGTTTACACTCACATATACACGGATATACTATATTATgactatttatatttatttaacaagAACAGAATTACGTATAAgaattattcaaataatataattcgcagttttaaaaattactacTTGTttgaagtaaaattaaaaggaatacatgaaaataagataaacgaatatatacaaatgtttTTCTGTGCAAACAGTCATGCGTTCACGAAGCTGCAAAAAGTGGTGCggatgtataataaaaatgataacaaGTATAAACAAATCCATAACATGTCTCTATCATATGACGATAAACAATCAAATTGTGTTATTTCATTTCTTGAAAAGAATGccaaaagaaattttttaaacttacataatttatattatattttcaaaacaatgaagaaaagaaaaaatgacaaaaaaaaaaaaaataatttaattactcTTTCAAAATTTCATAAAGTCCTGCTCAACTTAATCATTGACAAGCTTTCATATGTCCATTCCTACTTAAACAGAAACAAAAACATTtcactttttcatttatttaaatttgtaATATGTGAAGTAGCCCATAAAAATGTGCAAAATTTTCTTATGAAATATAAGGCAATAAAAAAGGTCCACTCGGAAATGATATCGTCCAACCATTACTCGTTTATCTTAAAAATTCAGGACAATAAGCACTTTTTCAAGTTGCTAG AAATAGACAAGAGACTTAAATTCAGCGACAAAGAAATTGAAGTGCAGCAAGTGGACATCAATAACGTTAACGCAAATGACATTTTCCTGTTAATATTCAAAAAGTTACTATga
- the PmUG01_08036500 gene encoding elongation factor 1 (EF-1), putative, which yields MANTYDELYVPLSYYILHNEGSEERAGKEHLNKKGKKQVINKSSLIIDIKPYGEDTNLDDVLKLVKDIEMEGLTWGKAHKKTPFAFGLFKLQVTCVIVDDLINTDELIEMIENVGLSEDQLKKKKELQERMEEDEDIDEEIEGLVQSAEIISFNKL from the exons ATGGCAAACACGTATGACGAACTGTATGTCCCTCTAAGTTATTATATTCTACATAATGAAGGGAGCGAAGAGAGAGCGGGAAAGGAGCatcttaataaaaaagggaagaaGCAAGTAATTAACAA ATCTTCCCTAATAATCGATATAAAACCCTACGGGGAGGATACAAATTTAGACGACGTGTTAAAACTTGTAAAGGATATTGAAATGGAGGGATTAACATGGGGCAAGGCTCATAAGAAAACTCCATTTGCTTTTGGTCTCTTTAAGCTACAG GTCACATGTGTAATTGTAGACGATTTAATTAACACAGATGAACTGATTGAAATGATAGAAAACGTAGGGTTAAGTGAGGACCaacttaaaaagaaaaaagaattacaaGAACGAATGGAAGAAGATGAAGACATAGACGAAGAAATTGAAGGACTTGTTCAGTCCGCtgaaattatttcttttaataaattatag
- the PmUG01_08036600 gene encoding RNA-binding protein, putative translates to MGIFDKIRDIERLNEAELNNIGNGDSSWHDQYKDSSYIYIGNLDNRLTEGDIVIVFSQYGEPIDVNLVREKETGKSKGYCFLAYKDQRSTVLAVDNLNGYKLLDKPLVVDHVSNYRLPHNYTEDGNKEEYKPTGAEGKGIGVCNVVQSEINLSKAFEKIKNKFHEEKRKKLLDADELWVLNFEKSIKENSMSNKEINDYDELDTADRGRVNTHEGKNDKSCKKHSHDRKPIDDKKHIYDKKHRHDEKHSTDRKHIYDKKHRHDGKHIDDRKHNYDKIHRHDEKHSTDRKHSYDKKHRHYGKHIDDRKHSYDKIHRHDEKHSADRKHSYDKIHSNDEKHSTDRKHSYDKIHSDNKKRRREKKQGRKR, encoded by the exons ATGGGTATATTTGATAAGATAAGAGATATTGAAAGGTTAAACGAAGCAGAACTGAATAACATTGGAAACGGAGACAGTTCGTGGCACGATCAATACAAAGACTCAAGTTACATTTACATAG GTAATTTAGATAACAGACTAACCGAGGGGGATATCGTAATTGTATTTTCCCAATATGGGGAACCTATTGATGTTAACCTAGTTCGGGAAAAAGAAACAG gTAAATCAAAGGGATATTGTTTCCTTGCCTATAAAGACCAGAGAAGCACGGTACTAGCTGTTGATAACCTGAACGGTTACAAACTTTTAGATAAACCTTTAGTTGTTGATCATGTGTCAAATTATAGACTTCCCCATAATTATACGGAAGACGGC AATAAAGAGGAGTACAAACCGACTGGGGCCGAAGGAAAAGGTATAGGTGTGTGTAACGTGGTTCAAAGTGAAATAAATCTATCGAAAgcttttgaaaaaattaagaataagTTTCATGaagaaaagagaaagaaaCTACTAGATGCAGATGAACTGTGggttttaaattttgaaaagtcaataaaagaaaattcgATGAgcaataaagaaataaacgATTACGATGAACTTGATACTGCTGATAGGGGTAGAGTCAACACTCATGAAGGAAAAAACGATAAATCGTGCAAAAAGCACAGTCATGATAGGAAGCCTATTGATGATAAGAAGCACATTTATGATAAGAAACACAGGCATGATGAGAAGCATAGTACAGATAGGAAGCACATTTATGATAAGAAACACCGGCATGATGGGAAGCATATTGATGATAGGAAGCATAACTATGATAAGATACACAGGCATGATGAGAAGCATAGTACAGATAGGAAGCATAGTTATGATAAGAAACACCGGCATTATGGGAAGCACATTGATGATAGGAAGCATAGCTATGATAAGATACACAGGCATGATGAGAAGCATAGTGCAGATAGGAAGCATAGCTATGATAAGATACACAGCAATGATGAGAAGCATAGTACAGATAGGAAGCATAGTTATGATAAGATACACAGTGATAATAAGAAACGCAGACGTGAGAAGAAGCAAGGTAGAAAAAGATGA